Proteins encoded within one genomic window of Catharus ustulatus isolate bCatUst1 chromosome 10, bCatUst1.pri.v2, whole genome shotgun sequence:
- the SLITRK3 gene encoding SLIT and NTRK-like protein 3 translates to MMKPSTAETLHKGRMLWIILLSTIALAWTTPIPLIEDSEELDEPCFDPCYCEVKESLFHIHCDNKGFINISQITESWSRPFKLYLQRNSMRKLYTNSFLHLNNAVSINLGNNALQDIQTGAFNGLRVLKRLYLHENKLDIFRNDTFLGLESLEYLQADYNVIKRIESGAFRNLSKLRVLILNDNLIPMLPTNLFKSVSLTHLDLRGNRLKVLSYRGMLDHIGRSLMEIQLEENPWNCTCEIVQLKSWLERIPYTALVGDITCETPFHFHGKDLREIKRSKLCPMLSDSEVEASLGIPQLSSSKENAWPTKPSSMLSSFHFTASSVEYKTSNKQPKPTKQPRAPRPPPTPRGLYPGPNQPPVAAYQTRPPIPIICPTGCSCNLHINDLGLTVNCKERGFHNISELLPRPLNAKKLYLSGNLIQKIYRSDFWNFSSLDLLHLGNNRISYVQDGAFINLPNLKSLYLNGNDIERLTPGMFRGLQSLHYLYFEYNLIREIQPAAFSLMPNLKLLFLNDNLLRTLPTDAFAGTSLARLNLRNNHFLALPVAGVLEHLHAIVQIDLKLNPWDCTCELVPLKQWLEALSSVSVVGEVLCASPEPLARRDLRSLELAALCPAALRPAAAAAASPPAAAAPPPPSATGAAAYELPPAAAAVPLSVLILSLLVLFFSAVLVAAGLFAFVLRRRRRKLPFRGPRAEAADLGAVPLRCPRLFPEGGGGGGGGGGGGGPGERSPEKAPPAGHVYDYIPHPVTQMCNNPIYKPREEEEAAGGGGGEAAELLRGGGGERGFAHPAAPAAAPEPGSSYRTLLEKEQEWSLAVSSSQLNTIVAVHPQHPAGGGLAAGALGAAAAAGGAPRDRDRPPPCAVGFVDCLYGTVPKLKELHVHPPGMQYPDLQQDARLKETLLFAAGKGFPDHQTPTSEYLELRAKLQTKPDYLEVLEKTTYRF, encoded by the coding sequence ATGATGAAACCTTCCACGGCAGAGACGCTTCATAAAGGAAGGATGTTGTGGATAATTCTTCTAAGCACAATTGCTCTAGCATGGACTACACCTATTCCCTTGATAGAGGACTCGGAGGAACTGGATGAGCCCTGCTTTGATCCATGTTACTGTGAAGTGAAGGAGAGCCTTTTCCATATACATTGTGACAACAAGGGATTTATAAATATTAGTCAGATAACAGAGTCGTGGTCGAGACCTTTTAAACTTTATCTGCAGAGGAATTCCATGAGGAAATTGTACACCAACAGTTTTCTTCACTTGAACAATGCTGTATCTATTAACCTTGGGAACAATGCACTGCAGGACATTCAGACGGGGGCTTTTAACGGGCTCCGAGTTCTGAAGAGGTTGTATTTGCACGAAAACAAATTGGACATTTTCAGGAACGACACTTTCCTGGGTTTGGAAAGTCTGGAATATCTGCAGGCAGATTACAATGTCATTAAACGGATTGAAAGCGGGGCATTTCGAAACCTAAGTAAATTGAGGGTCCTTATCCTAAATGACAATCTTATCCCCATGCTTCCCACCAATTTATTTAAGTCTGTGTCCTTAACCCACTTGGACTTGCGGGGGAACCGCCTCAAAGTCCTTTCGTACCGCGGGATGTTGGACCACATTGGCAGGAGCCTGATGGAGATCCAGCTGGAGGAGAACCCGTGGAACTGTACGTGCGAGATCGTGCAGCTCAAGAGCTGGCTGGAGCGCATCCCCTACACCGCTCTGGTGGGGGACATCACCTGCGAGACGCCCTTCCACTTCCACGGGAAGGACCTGCGGGAAATCAAAAGAAGCAAGCTCTGCCCCATGCTGTCCGACTCCGAGGTGGAAGccagcctgggcatccctcAGCTGTCCTCCAGCAAGGAGAACGCGTGGCCTACGAAGCCTTCCTCCATGCTGTCCTCCTTCCATTTCACCGCTTCCTCTGTTGAGTACAAAACGTCCAACAAGCAGCCCAAGCCCACCAAGCAGCCCCGGGCGCCCCGGCCTCCCCCGACCCCCCGTGGCCTGTACCCCGGGCCCAACCAACCGCCCGTGGCTGCCTACCAGACCCGGCCCCCCATCCCCATCATCTGCCCCACCGGCTGCTCTTGCAATTTGCACATCAACGACCTGGGCCTGACGGTCAACTGCAAGGAGCGGGGGTTCCACAACATCTCCGAGCTCCTGCCCAGGCCCTTGAACGCCAAGAAGCTGTACCTGAGCGGGAATTTGATCCAGAAAATCTACCGCTCcgatttctggaatttttcctcATTGGATCTCTTACACCTGGGGAACAACCGGATCTCCTACGTGCAGGACGGGGCGTTCATCAACCTGCCGAACCTCAAGAGCCTGTACCTGAACGGGAACGACATCGAGCGGCTCACCCCGGGCATGTTCCGGGGCCTGCAGAGTTTGCATTACCTGTACTTCGAGTACAACCTGATCAGGGAAATCCAGCCGGCGGCCTTCAGCCTCATGCCCAACCTGAAGCTCCTCTTCCTCAACGACAACCTGCTCCGCACGCTGCCCACCGACGCCTTCGCCGGCACCTCCCTGGCGCGCCTCAACCTGCGCAACAACCACTTCCTGGCGCTGCCGGTGGCCGGGGTGCTGGAGCACCTGCACGCCATCGTGCAGATCGACCTGAAGCTCAACCCCTGGGACTGCACCTGCGAGCTGGTGCCGCTCAAGCAGTGGCTGGAGGCGCTCAGCTCCGTCAGCGTGGTGGGCGAGGTGCTGTGCGCCAGCCCCGAGCCGCTGGCCCGCCGCGACCTGCGCTCGCTGGAGCTGGCCGCGCTGTGCCCCGCCGCCCtgcgccccgccgccgccgccgccgcctcgccccccgccgccgccgcccctccgccgCCCTCCGCCACCGGCGCGGCCGCCTACGAGCTGCCCCCGGCCGCCGCGGCCGTGCCGCTCTCCGTGCTCATCCTCAGCCTCCTCGTCCTCTTCTTCTCCGCCGTGCTGGTGGCCGCCGGGCTCTTCGCCTTCGTGCTGCGCCGCCGCCGGAGGAAGCTGCCGTTCCGCGGCCCGCGGGCGGAGGCGGCGGACCTGGGCGCGGTGCCGCTGCGCTGCCCGCGGCTCTTCCCcgagggcggcggcggcggcggcgggggcggcggcggggggggccCCGGGGAGCGGTCCCCGGAGAAAGCGCCCCCGGCGGGCCACGTCTACGACTACATCCCGCACCCGGTGACCCAGATGTGCAACAACCCCATCTACAAGccgcgggaggaggaggaggcggcgggcggcggcggcggcgaggcGGCCGAGCTGctgcggggcggcggcggcgagcgcGGCTTCGCCCACCCCGCTgcccccgccgccgcgccgGAGCCGGGCAGCAGCTACCGCACCTtgctggagaaggagcaggagtggAGCCTGGCCGTGTCCAGCTCGCAGCTCAACACCATCGTGGCCgtgcacccccagcaccccgcGGGCGGAGGGCTGGCGGCGGGCGCGctcggggcggcggcggcggcggggggagcccCGCGGGACCGCGACCGCCCGCCGCCCTGCGCCGTGGGGTTCGTGGACTGCCTGTACGGCACCGTGCCCAAGCTGAAGGAACTGCACGTCCACCCCCCCGGCATGCAATACCCGGACCTGCAGCAGGACGCCAGGCTGAAGGAGACGCTGCTCTTCGCGGCCGGCAAGGGCTTCCCGGACCACCAAACCCCCACAAGCGAATACCTCGAGTTAAGGGCCAAACTCCAAACCAAGCCGGATTACCTCGAAGTCCTGGAGAAGACCACGTACCGGTTCTGa